One Flavobacterium sp. 90 DNA segment encodes these proteins:
- a CDS encoding Crp/Fnr family transcriptional regulator produces MNIKICLPEFGNEFIGEIEKFGKIRKFENNEDIINQGQLISYLPIVLNGLVKVQSQENGIQFLLYYLKEGSACIFSFAHLFSPRASDFSAVSVGETEMLLIPMDKAKDWLIRFPVFNTLILNEYQKHYDDLLQTTKQIICYKLEERLLSYLKNKSKFHNSKEFLISHRSIADDLGTTREVISRIMKKIEGDGKIKQQNRKIFLIV; encoded by the coding sequence ATGAATATTAAAATTTGTTTGCCTGAATTTGGAAATGAATTTATTGGTGAAATAGAAAAATTCGGAAAAATTAGAAAGTTCGAAAACAATGAAGATATAATAAATCAGGGGCAATTAATAAGTTACCTGCCAATAGTTTTAAATGGTTTAGTAAAAGTACAAAGTCAGGAGAATGGAATTCAGTTTTTATTGTACTACCTGAAAGAAGGAAGTGCCTGTATTTTTAGTTTTGCTCATTTGTTTAGTCCAAGAGCTTCTGATTTTTCAGCAGTTTCAGTGGGGGAAACGGAAATGTTATTGATTCCAATGGATAAAGCAAAGGATTGGCTAATTAGATTTCCAGTATTTAATACTTTAATTTTGAATGAATATCAAAAACATTATGATGATCTTTTACAAACAACGAAACAGATCATTTGTTATAAACTTGAAGAGAGGCTCTTGAGTTATTTAAAAAATAAGAGCAAATTCCACAATTCAAAAGAATTTTTAATTTCTCATAGATCCATAGCAGATGATTTGGGAACAACACGTGAAGTAATCTCCAGGATAATGAAAAAAATTGAAGGTGATGGGAAAATAAAACAACAAAATAGAAAAATATTTCTGATTGTTTGA
- a CDS encoding glycoside hydrolase family 30 beta sandwich domain-containing protein: MKNIVLSFLLIIIVGCASKKVNTEWVSTTESTPWEIKEIEGLTSASETESIEIFTRRPLQEIEGFGSCFNELGWTSLSALSAADRSAIMKELYEPGTGAGFTIGRMPIGANDFSRDWYSYDETEGDFTMKNFSIENDKQTLVPFIKAAQKYNKDLKLWASPWSPPQWMKYNRHYALNKVPTVIKNTENGITEKQLGKEGTDMFIQKPEYFDAYALYFEKFIEAYKTQGIKISMVMPQNEFNSAQWYPSCTWTKEGLIKFINVLAPRMKKVGVQTFFGTLERPDKNLFSDVYKEATENINGIGLQWAGKEAVEVIHKQYPNLKIYQSEHECGNGKNDWDYAVYSWDLMKHYFMNGTNAYLYWNTSLLKGGVSRWGWKQNSLLSIDASNKTYKWNNEYYLMKHLSHFVKPGSRMLETSSTAVVNHRNDVLGFWKGDLMSNKENLLAFKNSDGSIVVVVYNESSSLKKLNIKINNTVISPELEPKSFNTFLIKQ, encoded by the coding sequence ATGAAAAACATAGTATTAAGCTTTTTATTAATTATAATAGTAGGTTGCGCAAGCAAGAAAGTTAATACGGAATGGGTTTCGACAACAGAATCAACGCCCTGGGAAATTAAAGAAATAGAAGGTTTAACAAGTGCTTCTGAAACAGAATCGATTGAAATTTTCACGAGGAGACCTTTACAGGAAATCGAAGGTTTTGGTAGTTGTTTTAATGAATTGGGCTGGACATCTTTATCAGCACTTTCCGCAGCAGATCGCAGTGCAATTATGAAAGAATTATATGAGCCCGGAACTGGAGCAGGTTTTACAATCGGTAGAATGCCGATAGGAGCCAACGATTTTTCAAGGGATTGGTACTCATATGATGAAACTGAGGGGGATTTTACAATGAAAAATTTTTCTATAGAAAACGACAAACAAACGCTGGTTCCTTTTATTAAAGCAGCACAAAAGTATAATAAGGATCTTAAGCTTTGGGCTTCTCCCTGGAGTCCGCCGCAATGGATGAAGTATAATAGACATTATGCTTTAAATAAAGTACCTACAGTTATTAAAAATACCGAAAATGGTATCACTGAAAAACAGTTAGGTAAAGAAGGTACCGACATGTTTATACAAAAACCGGAATACTTCGATGCTTATGCGCTGTATTTCGAAAAATTCATTGAAGCTTATAAAACTCAAGGAATTAAAATAAGCATGGTAATGCCTCAAAATGAGTTTAATTCGGCACAATGGTACCCCAGCTGTACATGGACAAAAGAGGGTTTAATCAAATTTATAAATGTGCTCGCTCCAAGAATGAAAAAGGTTGGTGTTCAGACTTTTTTCGGAACACTAGAGAGGCCTGACAAAAACCTTTTTTCAGATGTTTATAAAGAAGCGACAGAAAACATCAATGGAATTGGGCTTCAATGGGCAGGTAAAGAAGCAGTGGAAGTTATTCATAAACAATATCCAAATCTGAAAATCTATCAAAGCGAGCATGAATGTGGTAATGGTAAAAATGATTGGGATTACGCAGTTTACAGCTGGGATTTAATGAAGCATTATTTTATGAATGGTACCAATGCTTATTTATACTGGAACACTTCCCTGCTTAAGGGAGGGGTAAGTCGCTGGGGCTGGAAACAGAATTCTTTACTTTCAATCGATGCTTCAAACAAGACATATAAATGGAATAACGAATACTATCTCATGAAACATCTTAGTCATTTTGTAAAACCAGGATCCAGAATGTTAGAAACCAGCAGTACAGCTGTTGTAAATCATCGTAATGATGTTCTCGGTTTTTGGAAAGGAGATTTAATGAGTAATAAAGAAAACCTGCTGGCTTTTAAAAATTCAGACGGATCAATTGTGGTGGTAGTTTATAATGAAAGCAGTTCCCTCAAGAAATTAAATATCAAAATAAATAATACTGTTATAAGCCCCGAACTAGAACCAAAGTCATTCAACACTTTTTTAATCAAACAATAA
- a CDS encoding NUDIX domain-containing protein, with amino-acid sequence MELKKILEKRSEESWEKYIPALSIDCTIFSFKDTSLKVLTIKMKDQESWGLPGGYVQKDENVDHAAIRILKDRTGTEDIYLQQFYTFGNLNRSESFFDNYQDNLWNKQRFVSIGYYALADYSKVKLIIDEFSSDCKWHCVNDLPCLMMDHRVIFEKALFTLREQLNNHPIGYNLLPEKFTIPELQKLYEIILGKKLNRGNFYRKILKYDILTKLDEYRKGGAHKAPDLYSFNLEKYNVALKEGLKGNW; translated from the coding sequence ATGGAATTAAAAAAGATACTGGAAAAAAGATCCGAAGAATCTTGGGAAAAATATATCCCGGCACTCTCTATTGATTGTACAATTTTCAGCTTTAAAGATACTTCTTTGAAAGTTTTGACAATCAAAATGAAAGATCAGGAATCTTGGGGGCTTCCTGGTGGATATGTTCAAAAAGATGAAAATGTTGATCACGCGGCTATTCGTATTTTAAAAGACCGAACTGGTACGGAAGATATCTATTTGCAACAATTTTATACTTTTGGTAATTTAAACCGTTCAGAAAGTTTTTTTGATAATTACCAAGATAATTTATGGAATAAACAACGCTTTGTTTCTATTGGCTATTATGCACTTGCAGATTATTCCAAAGTAAAATTGATTATCGATGAGTTTTCAAGCGATTGTAAATGGCATTGTGTTAACGATCTGCCATGTTTAATGATGGATCACAGAGTTATTTTTGAAAAAGCACTTTTTACGCTGCGCGAACAATTAAATAATCATCCAATAGGATATAATCTTCTTCCTGAGAAATTTACAATACCGGAACTTCAAAAATTATATGAAATCATCCTTGGAAAAAAACTAAATCGTGGTAATTTTTACCGAAAGATTTTAAAATACGACATCTTAACAAAACTGGATGAATATCGAAAAGGTGGAGCACATAAAGCTCCTGATTTATACAGCTTTAATTTAGAGAAATATAATGTTGCGTTGAAAGAAGGTTTGAAAGGGAACTGGTAA
- a CDS encoding catalase family peroxidase, with protein MKKFRISIIFGLMLISSILKAQTIKTESTPNQMVDALHNTFGKHPNARAVHAKGIIVEGYFEASEKAKAITKAIQFQNKKTPVTVRFSDFTGIPNIPDTIGASNPRGLAIKFLLPKGVTTDIVTHSYNGFPVSNTDEFVELLNAIAKSGANAQKPTALEQFFGTHPIAKTFLTTQKPATTSFGTISYYGVNSYKFTNVKGESKFIRYQFIPEDGEQFLNKEQIAKSSPDYLYDEIKNHLKNKPVKFKLYAQIAKTEDNIANPSIAWPETRERILLGTITITKIGKNTPDADKQLHFIPNNVTEGIETADPMLEDRSKAYPISIKERQ; from the coding sequence ATGAAAAAGTTTAGAATTTCAATCATTTTTGGTCTGATGCTGATTTCATCGATCCTAAAAGCTCAAACAATAAAAACTGAATCCACACCTAATCAAATGGTAGATGCTCTGCATAATACGTTTGGAAAACATCCTAATGCAAGAGCCGTACATGCAAAAGGTATTATTGTGGAAGGGTATTTTGAAGCCTCCGAAAAGGCTAAAGCCATCACAAAAGCCATTCAATTTCAAAACAAAAAAACACCGGTAACAGTACGCTTTTCTGATTTTACGGGAATTCCAAATATACCAGATACAATTGGAGCATCAAATCCAAGAGGATTAGCTATTAAGTTTCTTTTACCAAAAGGAGTAACAACAGATATAGTTACTCATAGTTATAACGGATTTCCAGTATCAAATACAGATGAATTTGTTGAATTATTAAACGCAATTGCAAAAAGTGGAGCGAATGCTCAAAAACCAACCGCTTTGGAACAGTTTTTTGGAACTCATCCTATAGCCAAAACTTTTTTAACCACTCAGAAACCCGCCACGACAAGTTTCGGAACAATTTCATACTATGGAGTAAATTCATATAAATTTACGAACGTAAAAGGCGAATCAAAATTTATAAGATATCAATTTATTCCAGAAGACGGAGAACAATTTTTAAACAAAGAGCAAATTGCGAAATCAAGTCCGGATTATTTATATGATGAAATCAAAAATCATTTAAAAAACAAACCTGTTAAATTTAAATTGTATGCACAAATTGCAAAAACAGAAGATAATATAGCCAATCCTTCAATAGCTTGGCCAGAAACAAGAGAACGTATATTACTGGGGACAATTACAATTACTAAAATTGGAAAAAATACGCCCGATGCTGATAAGCAATTACATTTTATTCCAAATAATGTAACAGAGGGAATTGAAACGGCTGATCCCATGCTGGAAGATCGTTCAAAAGCCTACCCAATCTCTATAAAAGAACGTCAATAA
- a CDS encoding hexameric tyrosine-coordinated heme protein, whose protein sequence is MSEQIQLVPGNSLITSTPEEGRQLALKMARLIIKITQPDAEIRERLRNVYAEDANLLIAIGQTVSNEFATIAAANNYWR, encoded by the coding sequence ATGTCCGAACAAATTCAATTAGTACCAGGTAATTCTTTAATTACAAGTACACCGGAAGAGGGCCGTCAATTAGCATTAAAAATGGCGCGATTAATCATTAAAATTACTCAGCCCGATGCAGAAATTAGGGAAAGATTACGTAATGTTTACGCAGAAGATGCAAACCTGCTTATTGCTATTGGACAGACGGTTTCTAACGAATTTGCGACAATAGCTGCGGCAAATAATTATTGGAGGTAG